The Candidatus Nanohalococcus occultus genome contains a region encoding:
- a CDS encoding 30S ribosomal protein S8e has translation MAVWHRRSVRKKTGGRTRRLKKSRKYELGTEFSAPELGEKRIVKRRTRGGNTKQVTKRAEHVNLATEDGVKNLKIQSVEENPANPNFVRRSLLTKGTVIQTAEGKAEITSRPGQNGVVNAKLLE, from the coding sequence ATGGCAGTTTGGCACAGAAGATCGGTAAGAAAGAAGACGGGAGGACGCACCCGGCGACTAAAGAAGTCAAGAAAGTATGAACTAGGTACAGAGTTCTCAGCACCAGAGCTGGGAGAGAAAAGAATAGTAAAAAGACGAACCCGCGGCGGAAACACAAAACAGGTTACAAAACGCGCGGAACACGTCAACCTCGCAACTGAAGACGGGGTCAAGAACCTCAAGATTCAGTCCGTCGAGGAGAACCCGGCGAACCCTAACTTCGTCCGGCGTTCGCTACTGACAAAGGGAACGGTAATCCAGACAGCCGAAGGAAAGGCAGAGATTACATCCCGACCAGGACAGAACGGCGTAGTAAACGCCAAGCTCCTGGAATAA
- a CDS encoding LSM domain-containing protein, producing MGDNDGKRPLDGLDSAKGDRVIVKLKNGSTVSGELEAFDRHLNMWLGNASVTEDEGQTDYGKLLVRGDNVIVVSPE from the coding sequence ATGGGAGATAACGACGGAAAACGGCCTCTTGACGGTCTTGATTCAGCAAAAGGAGATAGAGTAATTGTAAAATTGAAGAACGGATCAACTGTTTCAGGAGAGCTAGAAGCATTCGATCGACATCTAAACATGTGGTTAGGAAACGCTTCAGTGACAGAAGATGAAGGACAGACAGACTACGGCAAGCTTCTAGTCAGAGGCGACAACGTCATCGTAGTAAGCCCGGAGTAG
- a CDS encoding OapB/ArvB family protein: MSDDGVTIEFLSREKLSENDFSDKIETVLEKVRNDAVLVLEEAWTPQEKRDLIESSMKQVDEDFPGVEFMGLNAEPSKINRAKRMFFSKIFNEDHRRGLTIVGNSRVMEKIKEERDSVSFLAKLEEA, encoded by the coding sequence ATGAGCGATGACGGTGTCACCATAGAGTTCCTTTCAAGAGAGAAGCTTTCCGAGAACGATTTTTCCGACAAGATTGAGACAGTTCTGGAAAAAGTGAGAAATGACGCTGTACTTGTGCTTGAAGAAGCATGGACGCCACAGGAAAAACGAGACCTTATTGAATCCTCAATGAAACAAGTCGATGAGGACTTTCCGGGAGTCGAGTTCATGGGCCTGAACGCAGAGCCTTCGAAGATTAACAGGGCGAAAAGAATGTTTTTCAGCAAGATATTCAACGAAGACCACCGACGCGGACTGACCATTGTCGGGAACTCCCGCGTGATGGAGAAAATCAAAGAGGAAAGAGACTCAGTCTCATTCCTTGCGAAACTTGAGGAAGCATGA
- a CDS encoding glutathione S-transferase N-terminal domain-containing protein, with the protein MTEPEQMLEVYQFEGCPFCSKVRQKMTDLGIDFIARAVDPQDRSRVEEVSGQTNVPVLVDPNKDTVMPESDDIVEYLDEHYS; encoded by the coding sequence ATGACAGAACCTGAACAGATGCTGGAGGTTTACCAGTTCGAAGGATGTCCTTTTTGCTCGAAGGTAAGACAGAAAATGACCGATCTAGGAATCGACTTTATCGCAAGAGCCGTCGACCCACAGGACCGTTCAAGGGTCGAAGAGGTCTCCGGACAGACAAACGTGCCTGTACTAGTTGATCCGAACAAGGATACAGTTATGCCGGAAAGCGACGACATCGTAGAGTACCTGGATGAACATTACAGCTGA
- a CDS encoding NUDIX domain-containing protein, translating into MEREKGVVLVVYKKPSRNPRYLVLNRKKNWEGWELPKGHLEKDDYEHTARLELSEEAGIEAIEELESTEQVLEWSFEDDDGQTIKREYKAFIVKVGEGAVTDTSANPHDEHERGHFFNYEDAKSLLTHQNQKEILDALHETITR; encoded by the coding sequence ATGGAAAGGGAGAAGGGAGTGGTGCTTGTAGTATACAAGAAGCCCAGTAGAAATCCGCGCTACCTGGTTTTAAACAGGAAGAAAAACTGGGAGGGCTGGGAGCTGCCGAAAGGCCACCTGGAGAAAGACGACTATGAACATACCGCCCGGCTTGAACTATCGGAGGAAGCAGGAATCGAAGCCATCGAAGAGCTGGAAAGCACAGAACAAGTGCTTGAATGGAGCTTCGAGGACGATGACGGACAGACAATCAAAAGAGAGTACAAGGCATTTATTGTAAAAGTAGGTGAAGGTGCGGTAACTGATACCTCGGCGAACCCTCACGATGAACACGAACGCGGCCATTTCTTTAACTATGAAGACGCCAAGTCTCTTCTAACACATCAGAACCAGAAAGAAATCCTAGACGCACTCCATGAAACCATAACGCGTTAA
- a CDS encoding Zn-ribbon domain-containing protein, which translates to MPHRCMNCGETYEDGSDKLIQGCDCGSSLFVYEQGESMSEDEQEQVTEKVEEMMADGVEETGDVKFEFDLDSIRVENEGVYSINVSRLLKEIPLVIRKTEGTYHIHLPSAFDPSTTDISPSELDKE; encoded by the coding sequence ATGCCTCACCGATGTATGAACTGCGGGGAAACGTATGAAGACGGCTCTGATAAACTTATCCAGGGCTGTGACTGCGGTTCATCCCTTTTCGTCTACGAGCAAGGCGAATCGATGAGCGAGGACGAACAGGAACAAGTAACGGAGAAAGTAGAGGAAATGATGGCCGATGGCGTCGAGGAAACAGGAGACGTCAAGTTCGAGTTCGATCTGGACTCTATCCGGGTTGAAAACGAAGGCGTGTACAGTATAAACGTTTCACGGCTGTTAAAGGAGATACCTCTGGTTATAAGAAAGACCGAAGGCACTTATCATATACACCTTCCGAGTGCGTTCGATCCAAGCACTACGGACATCAGCCCATCGGAGCTAGATAAAGAATGA
- a CDS encoding OBG GTPase family GTP-binding protein — translation MGIEDKIQSVEEKLEKTPINKATEKERARLKSRIAELKEQKQKKAKGTGDTSGYAVEKHGDVTAALVGFPSVGKSTLLNEITNADSDTGAYEFTTLDVNPGMMDHKGAKIQVLDVPGLIGGAADGRGGGKQVLSVVRNAEIVLIVLDPEEMREDEIKQEVDNAGIRINTDLPNMKIEKKDRGGIKISKTVDGGLEEDTIRDLMRQHGYANADVVIREEMDIDRFIDGLMDNRKYIPAITAVNKIDTVEAERRKEFEEKYDLVFSAETGENLDKLKDLMFDRLELIRVYMKEKGEDADKDEPLILRKGATVEEAMNELPGEMKRRFKDARVSGPSSKFPNQRVGMEHELMDEDVLELNLKHL, via the coding sequence CAAGGCTACGGAAAAGGAACGCGCTCGTTTGAAGAGCCGGATCGCCGAGCTTAAAGAACAGAAACAGAAGAAGGCTAAAGGAACCGGAGACACCTCCGGATACGCTGTTGAAAAACACGGCGATGTAACAGCCGCTCTGGTTGGATTCCCAAGTGTTGGAAAATCAACCTTGCTAAACGAGATCACTAACGCGGACAGCGATACAGGTGCCTACGAGTTCACAACCCTAGACGTTAATCCAGGAATGATGGATCACAAAGGTGCGAAAATACAGGTACTGGACGTCCCAGGTCTGATCGGCGGGGCGGCTGACGGCCGTGGAGGCGGAAAACAGGTCTTAAGCGTAGTGCGTAACGCAGAAATAGTCTTAATCGTACTTGATCCGGAGGAGATGCGGGAAGATGAAATTAAACAGGAGGTTGACAACGCAGGGATCCGGATCAACACCGACCTGCCGAACATGAAGATCGAGAAAAAGGACCGTGGCGGAATAAAGATATCGAAGACCGTCGACGGCGGCCTGGAAGAAGATACTATCAGAGACCTGATGAGACAGCACGGCTATGCGAACGCCGATGTGGTTATCAGAGAAGAGATGGATATCGACAGGTTTATCGACGGACTGATGGACAACCGGAAGTACATCCCGGCTATAACCGCAGTCAACAAGATCGATACGGTTGAGGCCGAGCGACGTAAGGAGTTTGAAGAAAAGTATGACCTGGTTTTCTCGGCAGAGACCGGCGAGAACCTCGATAAACTAAAGGATTTGATGTTCGATCGACTTGAGCTAATCAGAGTCTACATGAAGGAAAAAGGCGAAGACGCCGACAAAGACGAACCCTTGATTCTGCGGAAGGGAGCGACCGTCGAAGAAGCGATGAACGAGCTGCCGGGAGAGATGAAACGCAGATTCAAGGACGCAAGGGTCTCCGGGCCTTCAAGCAAGTTCCCTAACCAGCGAGTCGGAATGGAACACGAGCTAATGGATGAAGACGTTCTAGAGTTGAACTTGAAACATTTGTAG
- a CDS encoding amphi-Trp domain-containing protein, with amino-acid sequence MTKEEVDLDFTFSNGELANFLENFASKIREGDVGLSFQGREEVEISPTEDNRVELEFTESDRQKKLELEITLREEIETTEEGRPKISVEIV; translated from the coding sequence ATGACTAAGGAAGAGGTTGATCTTGACTTCACATTTTCAAACGGAGAGCTAGCTAACTTTCTGGAAAACTTCGCCAGCAAGATAAGAGAAGGCGATGTAGGATTAAGTTTCCAGGGCCGGGAAGAAGTCGAGATATCCCCAACAGAGGACAACAGAGTAGAACTAGAGTTTACCGAATCAGATAGACAGAAGAAACTGGAGCTGGAGATTACTTTAAGAGAAGAGATCGAGACAACGGAAGAAGGACGTCCGAAGATCTCAGTAGAAATAGTTTAA
- a CDS encoding Era-like GTP-binding protein, whose translation MIGKLKELFSDLFNSSENEDKSIGIYGPPNAGKSTLANQISKDLTGEEMSNVSEVPHETRTVEKKEKASIEANGRELEINLLDMPGISTNVDFKDFSEHGIEEDEAKGRAKEATKGIVEAIKYLDDVDACLVIFDATEDPYTQVNVTIIGNLEAKDIPILVVANKIDLEEAEPERVRDAFPQHPVVEISAKEGQHIDKLYEEIVGRLS comes from the coding sequence ATGATTGGAAAGCTCAAGGAACTGTTCAGCGACTTGTTTAACAGTTCGGAAAATGAGGACAAGAGCATCGGAATTTACGGCCCGCCGAACGCCGGTAAGTCAACTTTAGCTAATCAGATCTCGAAGGACTTGACAGGAGAGGAGATGAGTAACGTCTCCGAAGTACCTCACGAGACAAGAACCGTCGAGAAAAAAGAGAAGGCCTCGATCGAGGCTAATGGACGTGAACTGGAGATCAACCTGCTTGATATGCCTGGTATATCTACAAACGTCGATTTCAAAGACTTCTCTGAACACGGTATTGAGGAAGATGAAGCTAAAGGCCGCGCAAAGGAAGCCACGAAAGGCATTGTGGAAGCCATCAAGTATCTTGATGATGTGGACGCGTGCCTTGTAATCTTCGATGCTACAGAAGATCCTTACACACAGGTAAACGTCACAATAATCGGAAACCTCGAAGCTAAAGACATACCGATCCTCGTTGTCGCGAACAAGATCGATCTGGAGGAAGCAGAGCCGGAACGGGTCAGAGATGCGTTCCCACAGCACCCTGTGGTTGAAATCTCGGCTAAGGAAGGCCAGCACATCGACAAGCTTTATGAGGAAATAGTTGGAAGGTTAAGTTAG
- a CDS encoding 50S ribosomal protein L37e translates to MGLNTGKRNKKLHGKCRRCGSKSFHLRKKECSSCGFGKSAKRQDFDKKKKRKA, encoded by the coding sequence ATGGGACTAAACACAGGTAAACGGAACAAGAAACTACACGGCAAATGCCGCAGATGTGGAAGCAAGTCTTTCCACCTACGGAAGAAGGAATGTTCCTCGTGCGGATTCGGTAAGAGCGCGAAGAGACAGGACTTCGATAAGAAGAAAAAACGCAAGGCATAA
- a CDS encoding restriction endonuclease, SacI family, with the protein MSETNPRKRLESFHQQATQQYRQDEGQEFLENISSKYFENLKIVVENADTQKAVNTVLLTSVLKKCLDPDQDVRKHQKKMDDGYSGRTLDFNNVTPFMKDNFPRFAMGEAGWLTRSLEQPEPYNMDYPGEIRNKEVKNAFLQAMAELEKGSVNPENALTAHLLLLERKSSVKQADLAEIEAEERLTISLIHDSVKRHIEADYSKGGRSRIPVIAIYTVYQVVKEDVRRYDGKELLELGSHTTPDTQSSTIGDIEVLDEQDYFEAVEIKHEKTTTYYRLVNAENKIRNSNVDRYYFLTTADKQLGSQKQKIDEFIHKMSSEEDCEIIVDGVLPTLKYYLRLADQPSKFVEKYTENLQQDYERNTDLKGQHIEKWNDIIRELPEKLE; encoded by the coding sequence ATGTCGGAGACTAATCCAAGGAAGAGACTTGAGAGCTTTCACCAGCAAGCAACTCAGCAGTATAGGCAAGATGAGGGCCAAGAATTTCTTGAAAATATTTCTTCAAAGTATTTCGAGAATCTGAAGATAGTTGTTGAGAACGCAGACACGCAGAAAGCTGTAAACACGGTTTTATTGACAAGTGTCCTTAAAAAATGTCTTGACCCCGATCAGGATGTTAGAAAACACCAGAAAAAGATGGATGACGGATATTCTGGAAGGACTCTTGACTTCAACAACGTTACTCCGTTCATGAAGGATAACTTTCCCCGGTTTGCTATGGGTGAGGCAGGGTGGCTAACACGATCTTTAGAGCAGCCAGAGCCTTACAACATGGATTATCCTGGGGAGATAAGGAACAAAGAAGTGAAAAACGCTTTTCTCCAAGCCATGGCGGAACTGGAGAAAGGATCGGTCAACCCGGAAAATGCTTTAACTGCGCACCTGCTTTTACTCGAGAGAAAAAGCTCTGTAAAACAAGCTGATCTGGCTGAGATTGAGGCCGAAGAAAGGCTCACCATCAGTCTGATACACGACTCTGTCAAAAGACATATTGAAGCAGATTACAGTAAAGGAGGTCGCTCTCGTATCCCGGTAATAGCTATCTACACAGTCTATCAGGTTGTAAAAGAAGACGTCCGCAGATATGATGGAAAAGAGCTTCTCGAACTCGGCTCTCATACCACGCCCGACACACAGTCGTCTACAATAGGAGATATCGAAGTACTGGATGAACAAGACTACTTCGAAGCAGTGGAGATCAAACATGAAAAGACAACAACGTACTACAGACTCGTAAATGCTGAAAACAAGATTAGAAACAGCAACGTAGACAGATACTACTTTTTAACCACGGCAGACAAGCAACTAGGAAGCCAAAAACAGAAAATCGATGAATTCATCCATAAAATGAGCAGCGAGGAAGACTGCGAGATCATCGTAGACGGTGTGCTTCCAACTCTCAAGTACTACTTACGTCTGGCAGATCAGCCCTCGAAGTTCGTAGAGAAATACACGGAAAACCTCCAACAAGACTACGAGCGGAACACCGATCTGAAAGGACAGCACATAGAGAAATGGAACGACATAATAAGAGAGCTACCGGAAAAACTAGAGTGA
- a CDS encoding ArsR/SmtB family transcription factor: protein MYREDLSETAEIFQALSSENRLKILLSLSEGEKCVHELTEELDMTNSNISHHLRKLKDRRIVEKRKDGKHRYYNMNDKHIEEIIEAGVAHSRE, encoded by the coding sequence GTGTATCGAGAAGATTTATCTGAAACCGCAGAGATATTTCAGGCATTATCCAGTGAGAATAGGCTGAAAATATTGTTGTCGCTTTCTGAAGGAGAAAAATGTGTCCACGAACTGACTGAAGAACTGGATATGACTAACTCCAACATATCACATCACTTGAGAAAACTAAAGGACAGAAGGATAGTTGAAAAGCGGAAAGACGGCAAGCATCGATACTACAATATGAACGACAAACACATCGAAGAAATAATTGAAGCAGGTGTCGCACATTCCCGAGAATAA
- a CDS encoding ATP-binding protein — MVRKNHDYDSSWAVLTGGSMSGKTSIANTFATGGYSIAPEIAENYVDHATSHGIDKKQAQQYGGRTGQIALGDMATEGSFPEDEDLVLDRSTGDALFFMKKFQDKGEGDSILMDTMYDYARNQYDTVFHVSQIEGQIGFEDDGTRTKNRELAREIHHELGEFYSEELDYDVIEVPPAPIGERTQIIAESSGLEKPETVSRFF; from the coding sequence ATGGTAAGGAAAAACCACGATTATGATTCCAGCTGGGCTGTTCTTACAGGTGGAAGTATGTCCGGGAAAACCTCTATTGCCAACACTTTCGCAACAGGAGGGTACAGCATAGCCCCGGAGATTGCCGAGAACTACGTCGATCATGCCACGTCCCACGGAATCGACAAAAAACAGGCACAGCAGTACGGCGGTCGGACAGGTCAGATAGCTCTTGGAGACATGGCGACAGAAGGAAGTTTTCCGGAGGACGAAGATTTAGTGCTTGACCGTTCCACGGGCGACGCACTGTTTTTCATGAAGAAGTTCCAGGACAAAGGCGAGGGAGACAGCATTCTGATGGATACAATGTATGATTATGCGCGAAACCAGTACGATACAGTTTTCCACGTCAGCCAGATAGAGGGTCAGATCGGGTTCGAAGACGACGGTACAAGAACGAAAAACAGAGAACTGGCCAGAGAGATACACCACGAACTAGGAGAGTTTTACTCAGAAGAGTTAGACTACGACGTGATCGAGGTCCCACCAGCTCCTATAGGCGAAAGAACACAGATAATAGCCGAGAGCAGCGGACTTGAGAAGCCAGAAACAGTTTCCCGCTTCTTTTAG
- a CDS encoding cation diffusion facilitator family transporter → MSHIPENNHSHNEKTSTKKLGVVSAINLIGFIVELIGGVVFGSIALISDAFHMLFDSLAYITAFGSAYLAENRDGGKEWSFGLHRLETLTAFFNGALLIPMAGYIIWESYQRFLQPIQIDPVPTFAIGFGGLLVNIGSVYYLQGGEMSLNEKGAFYHLLGDAGGSIAVIISTLIIYFTGFQAADPITAVLISGVIVWSAGKVLKGSTGILLQKNPLNSSKIKEEILELDEVEGVRELRIWNLCSQITVASLHVCHNLTELEEVNQTRAEIRKILSENGADHITIEMEDTGEEICKHRIEH, encoded by the coding sequence GTGTCGCACATTCCCGAGAATAACCACAGCCACAACGAGAAAACAAGTACAAAGAAGCTCGGAGTGGTATCAGCAATCAACCTAATCGGATTCATAGTAGAACTTATCGGAGGAGTAGTATTCGGCTCAATCGCCCTGATCAGCGATGCCTTCCATATGCTGTTCGACTCCCTCGCATACATCACAGCGTTCGGCTCCGCCTACCTCGCAGAAAACAGGGATGGGGGAAAAGAATGGAGCTTCGGACTTCACAGACTGGAAACACTTACTGCTTTCTTCAACGGCGCGCTTCTCATACCTATGGCAGGATACATAATCTGGGAAAGCTACCAGAGATTCCTTCAACCAATCCAGATAGACCCCGTACCTACATTTGCCATAGGCTTTGGAGGACTCCTCGTGAACATCGGATCGGTCTACTACCTACAAGGCGGAGAAATGAGCCTCAACGAAAAAGGAGCATTCTACCACCTGCTCGGAGACGCAGGCGGCTCAATCGCAGTCATAATCTCAACCCTCATAATCTACTTCACAGGGTTCCAAGCAGCAGATCCGATAACCGCAGTACTTATATCAGGAGTGATAGTCTGGAGTGCTGGAAAAGTCCTGAAGGGAAGCACAGGAATACTCCTACAGAAAAACCCGCTCAACTCCAGTAAAATCAAGGAGGAAATACTTGAATTAGACGAAGTAGAGGGAGTAAGAGAGTTAAGGATCTGGAACCTATGTAGCCAGATAACAGTAGCTTCACTCCACGTCTGCCACAACCTAACAGAACTGGAAGAGGTAAACCAGACAAGAGCAGAAATCAGGAAAATACTGTCCGAAAACGGAGCCGACCACATCACAATAGAGATGGAAGATACTGGAGAAGAAATCTGTAAACACCGTATAGAACATTAG
- a CDS encoding DNA-methyltransferase, whose product MPGAPRNQIIAGDCVEEMKKLPDDSVDLVITSPPYFNQRDYDMEGQIGREEDVDDYIDKIHEVFKECVRVTKESGSMVFNMGDKRVDNGRMLIPSRFATRMIDNEPVKLVNDITWHKTNPTPRQSDRTLTRSTEPFFHFALSKDYKHDIREYQKHLDIAQTKIKGKKRTDRYGKKYFELIEESDLSQEEKQQAEKELQDAIDRVHNGDITGFRMKIRGVHALPYGGQEGGRMQKIRDKGFTIIDLKGNKMKTDVIESSVESIDWSDHPAIYPEYIIRHLLRLLTDKGDLVLDPFMGSGTTAVAAKKLNRDYLGYDLNPEYCEKARQRVNSINAETKISDYVGD is encoded by the coding sequence ATGCCTGGAGCACCGCGAAACCAGATAATCGCCGGCGACTGCGTTGAGGAAATGAAAAAACTTCCTGATGATTCTGTCGATCTTGTGATTACTTCTCCTCCGTACTTTAATCAGCGAGACTATGATATGGAGGGACAGATAGGCAGAGAGGAGGATGTTGACGACTATATAGATAAGATTCATGAGGTTTTCAAGGAGTGTGTCCGAGTCACCAAGGAAAGCGGAAGTATGGTGTTTAACATGGGAGATAAAAGGGTTGACAATGGGCGGATGCTAATACCTTCCCGTTTTGCCACTCGAATGATTGATAATGAGCCAGTGAAGCTTGTAAACGATATTACGTGGCATAAAACCAATCCTACTCCAAGGCAGTCGGATAGAACGCTTACAAGAAGCACGGAACCGTTCTTCCACTTCGCTCTTTCAAAAGATTACAAGCACGATATCCGGGAGTATCAGAAACATCTAGATATCGCACAGACCAAGATAAAAGGTAAGAAAAGAACTGATCGGTACGGGAAAAAATACTTCGAGCTGATAGAAGAGTCCGATCTCTCACAAGAGGAAAAACAGCAGGCTGAAAAGGAGTTACAGGATGCGATAGACCGAGTCCATAATGGAGATATCACTGGTTTCAGAATGAAGATACGAGGAGTCCACGCACTGCCTTACGGCGGTCAGGAAGGCGGCAGAATGCAAAAAATCAGGGATAAAGGTTTCACCATTATAGATTTGAAAGGAAACAAGATGAAGACTGATGTAATAGAGTCTTCCGTCGAGTCGATTGACTGGAGTGACCACCCTGCTATCTATCCAGAGTACATAATCCGGCATCTTCTGAGGCTGTTGACTGATAAGGGAGATCTCGTACTTGATCCGTTCATGGGTTCGGGAACTACGGCTGTGGCGGCAAAAAAGTTGAACCGGGATTATCTGGGCTATGATCTGAACCCGGAGTACTGTGAGAAGGCAAGACAGAGAGTTAACTCAATAAATGCTGAAACAAAGATTTCTGATTATGTCGGAGACTAA